Proteins encoded together in one Methanobacterium bryantii window:
- a CDS encoding DUF447 domain-containing protein, which produces MQDLSSIKMENGLLYETIITTKNSDGTPNAAPVGVVCKNGSKIILYLSEAVHTLQNIKNNGHFIVNILKDPIIFTKSIMGELSPDCFKNHLNDLYITNADAFFSATVIKSKEIEKGHKIGNSKLTIITAEVNEIIIKNKNVEPLNRANFAIIESLIYLCRINIVDNKTAQMYLERINEMSRLVTRVGSTEHKKAMKEIISSI; this is translated from the coding sequence ATGCAAGATTTAAGCAGTATAAAAATGGAAAATGGATTACTCTATGAAACCATTATAACTACTAAAAATAGTGATGGAACTCCTAATGCAGCCCCAGTAGGCGTAGTATGCAAAAATGGATCTAAAATTATATTATATCTTTCAGAAGCTGTACACACACTCCAAAATATTAAAAATAATGGACATTTCATTGTTAACATTTTAAAAGATCCAATTATTTTTACCAAAAGTATTATGGGAGAGCTTTCCCCTGATTGTTTTAAAAATCACTTAAATGATTTATATATAACTAACGCCGATGCATTTTTTAGTGCAACTGTAATTAAATCCAAAGAAATTGAAAAAGGACACAAAATAGGGAATTCTAAATTAACAATAATAACTGCGGAAGTAAATGAAATTATAATTAAAAATAAAAATGTAGAACCGCTCAATAGAGCAAATTTTGCCATAATAGAATCTTTAATATATCTATGCAGGATAAATATTGTTGATAATAAAACCGCGCAGATGTATTTAGAAAGAATTAATGAAATGTCAAGGCTTGTAACCCGTGTTGGAAGTACAGAGCATAAAAAAGCCATGAAAGAGATAATCAGCAGCATCTAA